The Mauremys reevesii isolate NIE-2019 linkage group 1, ASM1616193v1, whole genome shotgun sequence genome has a segment encoding these proteins:
- the ESD gene encoding S-formylglutathione hydrolase isoform X2, whose translation MALKQISSNKCFEGFQKVFEHDSIELKCKMRFGIYLPPKAETGKCPVLYWLSGLTCTEQNFITKSGFHQAAAEHGLIVVAPDTSPRGCNIEGEDESWDFGTGAGFYVDATEEPWKTNYRMYSYIKDELPKLIKANFPADLERMSISGHSMGGHGALILALKNPGKYRSVSAFAPICNPVQCPWGKKAFGGYLGSDLTKWEAYDATHLVKSYPDSHLDILIDQGKDDQFLSAGQLLPDNFIAACTERKIPVVFRLQQGYDHSYFFIATFVNDHIRHHAKYLNA comes from the exons ATGGCACTGAAACAGATTTCCAGCAACAAATGCTTTGAGGGTTTCCAGAAGGTGTTTGAACATGACAG TATAgaattaaaatgcaaaatgagGTTTGGAATCTATTTGCCACCAAAAGCAGAAACTGGAAAGTGTCCTGTGCTGTACTGGCTCTCAG GATTAACTTGCACAGAACAGAACTTTATTACCAAATCTGGTTTTCATCAAGCTGCAGCTGAACATGGCCTCATTGTAGTTGCACCAGATACCAGCCCAC GTGGCTGCAATATTGAAGGAGAAGATGAGAGCTGGGATTTCGGCACAGGTGCTGGTTTTTATGTAGACGCCACTGAGGAACCATGGAAAACCAACTATAGAATGTACTCGTACATAAAGGATGAG CTGCCTAAATTAataaaagccaatttcccagctgaCTTAGAAAGGATGTCTATTTCTGGGCACTCAATGGGAGGTCATGGAGCTCTTATCCTTGCTTTGAAGAATCCTGGAAAATACAGA TCTGTATCAGCATTTGCTCCTATCTGCAACCCAGTTCAGTGTCCCTGGGGGAAGAAAGCCTTTGGTGGATATCTAGGATCAGATCTAACTAAATGGGAG GCATATGATGCTACCCATCTTGTGAAGTCTTATCCAGATTCCCATCTCGACATCTTAATCGATCAAGGCAAAGATGACCAGTTCCTTTCAGCAGGGCAGTTACTGCCTGACAACTTTATTGCAGCCTGCACAGAGCGGAAAATCCCTGTAGTCTTTAGATTGCAACAG GGCTACGATCACAGCTACTTCTTCATCGCTACGTTTGTTAATGATCACATCAGACACCATGCAAAATACCTCAATGCTTGA
- the ESD gene encoding S-formylglutathione hydrolase isoform X1 produces MLRAALLYPPRFRLLRLRRPPAPPSPRPAPEVPYFCLKIKRSQPAEIMALKQISSNKCFEGFQKVFEHDSIELKCKMRFGIYLPPKAETGKCPVLYWLSGLTCTEQNFITKSGFHQAAAEHGLIVVAPDTSPRGCNIEGEDESWDFGTGAGFYVDATEEPWKTNYRMYSYIKDELPKLIKANFPADLERMSISGHSMGGHGALILALKNPGKYRSVSAFAPICNPVQCPWGKKAFGGYLGSDLTKWEAYDATHLVKSYPDSHLDILIDQGKDDQFLSAGQLLPDNFIAACTERKIPVVFRLQQGYDHSYFFIATFVNDHIRHHAKYLNA; encoded by the exons ATGTTAAGAGCCGCCCTCCTCTACCCCCCGCGCTTTCGGCTGCTCCGGCTCCGCCGCCCGCCAGCGCCTCCGAGCCCCCGGCCTGCGCCCGAG gttccttatttttgtttaaagatCAAGAGAAGTCAACCTG cTGAGATTATGGCACTGAAACAGATTTCCAGCAACAAATGCTTTGAGGGTTTCCAGAAGGTGTTTGAACATGACAG TATAgaattaaaatgcaaaatgagGTTTGGAATCTATTTGCCACCAAAAGCAGAAACTGGAAAGTGTCCTGTGCTGTACTGGCTCTCAG GATTAACTTGCACAGAACAGAACTTTATTACCAAATCTGGTTTTCATCAAGCTGCAGCTGAACATGGCCTCATTGTAGTTGCACCAGATACCAGCCCAC GTGGCTGCAATATTGAAGGAGAAGATGAGAGCTGGGATTTCGGCACAGGTGCTGGTTTTTATGTAGACGCCACTGAGGAACCATGGAAAACCAACTATAGAATGTACTCGTACATAAAGGATGAG CTGCCTAAATTAataaaagccaatttcccagctgaCTTAGAAAGGATGTCTATTTCTGGGCACTCAATGGGAGGTCATGGAGCTCTTATCCTTGCTTTGAAGAATCCTGGAAAATACAGA TCTGTATCAGCATTTGCTCCTATCTGCAACCCAGTTCAGTGTCCCTGGGGGAAGAAAGCCTTTGGTGGATATCTAGGATCAGATCTAACTAAATGGGAG GCATATGATGCTACCCATCTTGTGAAGTCTTATCCAGATTCCCATCTCGACATCTTAATCGATCAAGGCAAAGATGACCAGTTCCTTTCAGCAGGGCAGTTACTGCCTGACAACTTTATTGCAGCCTGCACAGAGCGGAAAATCCCTGTAGTCTTTAGATTGCAACAG GGCTACGATCACAGCTACTTCTTCATCGCTACGTTTGTTAATGATCACATCAGACACCATGCAAAATACCTCAATGCTTGA